A window of Streptomyces gilvosporeus contains these coding sequences:
- the galE gene encoding UDP-glucose 4-epimerase GalE has product MSKYLVTGGAGYVGSVVAQHLLEAGHEVTVLDNLSTGFRAGVPAGAAFVEGDIRDAGKWLDASYDAVLHFAAFSQVGESVVKPEKYWDNNVGGTMELLAAMREAGVRRLVFSSTAATYGEPEQIPITESAPTAPTNPYGASKLAVDHMISGEAAAHGLAAVSLRYFNVAGAYGSCGERHDPESHLIPLVLQVAQGRREAISVFGDDYPTPDGTCIRDYIHVADLAEAHLLALDAATPGEHLICNLGNGNGFSVREVIETVRKVTGHPIPEVIAPRRGGDPAVLVASAKTAVDRLGWRPSRADLAGIVADAWQFAQQRERATEE; this is encoded by the coding sequence ATGAGCAAGTACCTGGTGACGGGTGGGGCCGGTTACGTCGGAAGTGTCGTCGCCCAGCATCTGCTGGAGGCGGGACACGAGGTCACCGTCCTGGACAACCTGTCGACCGGCTTCCGTGCGGGCGTCCCCGCGGGCGCCGCCTTCGTCGAGGGCGATATCCGCGACGCCGGCAAATGGCTCGACGCCTCGTACGACGCCGTCCTGCACTTCGCCGCGTTCTCCCAGGTCGGCGAGTCCGTCGTCAAGCCCGAGAAGTACTGGGACAACAACGTCGGCGGCACCATGGAGCTGCTGGCCGCCATGCGCGAGGCGGGCGTGCGCCGGCTCGTCTTCTCCTCCACCGCGGCCACCTACGGCGAGCCCGAGCAGATCCCGATCACGGAGTCCGCGCCCACCGCGCCGACCAACCCCTACGGCGCCAGCAAGCTCGCCGTCGACCACATGATCAGCGGGGAGGCCGCCGCCCACGGCCTGGCCGCCGTCTCGCTGCGCTACTTCAACGTCGCCGGCGCGTACGGCAGCTGCGGCGAGCGCCACGACCCCGAATCGCATCTGATCCCGCTCGTCCTCCAGGTCGCCCAGGGCCGCCGCGAGGCGATCTCCGTCTTCGGCGACGACTACCCCACCCCCGACGGCACCTGCATCCGCGACTACATCCACGTCGCCGACCTCGCCGAGGCCCACCTCCTCGCCCTGGACGCCGCCACCCCCGGCGAGCACCTGATCTGCAACCTCGGCAACGGCAACGGCTTCTCCGTGCGCGAGGTCATCGAGACCGTCCGCAAGGTCACCGGACACCCCATCCCCGAGGTCATCGCCCCCCGCCGCGGCGGCGACCCCGCCGTCCTGGTGGCCTCCGCCAAGACCGCCGTCGACCGGCTCGGCTGGCGCCCCAGCCGCGCCGACCTCGCCGGGATCGTCGCCGACGCCTGGCAGTTCGCACAGCAGCGGGAGAGGGCGACCGAGGAGTGA
- the galT gene encoding galactose-1-phosphate uridylyltransferase → MKKTTTRLADGRELIYYDARDDAVRDATDPRPLDPVATASEIRHDRLLGDRVAVASHRQGRTYHPPADECPLCPSREGRRSEIPADDYDVAVFENRFPSLAGDGGRCEVVCFTPDHDASFADLTDEQAALVLDAWTDRTAELSQLPGVEQVFCFENRGAEIGVTLGHPHGQIYAYPFVTPRTERMLASLAAHRETTGRNLFDDVVADELADGRRIVLDGAHWVAFVPYAAHWPYEVHLYPKRRVPDLSALDDAARTEFPQLYLEVLRRFDRIFGNGQPPTPYIAAWHQAPVRSPQRADFALHLELFTIRRTSGKLKFLAGSESGMNVFINDVPPEAAAERLREVASES, encoded by the coding sequence GTGAAGAAGACGACGACCCGGCTCGCGGACGGCCGGGAGTTGATCTACTACGACGCACGCGACGACGCCGTACGCGACGCCACCGACCCCCGCCCCCTGGACCCCGTCGCCACCGCCTCCGAGATCCGCCACGACCGCCTGCTGGGCGACCGCGTCGCCGTCGCCTCGCACCGTCAGGGCCGCACCTACCACCCCCCGGCCGACGAGTGCCCGCTGTGCCCCTCGCGCGAGGGGCGGCGCTCGGAGATCCCCGCCGACGACTACGACGTCGCCGTCTTCGAGAACCGCTTCCCCTCCCTCGCCGGCGACGGCGGCCGCTGCGAGGTCGTCTGCTTCACCCCCGACCACGACGCCTCCTTCGCCGACCTCACCGACGAGCAGGCCGCCCTCGTCCTCGACGCATGGACCGACCGCACCGCGGAACTTTCCCAACTCCCGGGCGTCGAGCAGGTCTTCTGCTTCGAGAACCGCGGCGCCGAGATCGGCGTCACCCTCGGCCATCCGCACGGCCAGATCTACGCCTACCCCTTCGTCACCCCGCGCACCGAGCGGATGCTCGCCTCCCTGGCCGCCCACCGCGAGACCACCGGCCGCAACCTCTTCGACGACGTCGTCGCCGACGAGCTGGCCGACGGCCGCCGGATCGTCCTCGACGGCGCGCACTGGGTGGCCTTCGTCCCGTACGCCGCCCACTGGCCGTACGAGGTGCACCTCTACCCCAAGCGGCGCGTCCCCGACCTGTCGGCCCTGGACGACGCCGCCCGCACAGAGTTCCCACAGCTCTATCTGGAAGTCTTGCGGCGCTTCGACCGGATCTTCGGAAACGGGCAGCCGCCGACGCCGTACATCGCCGCCTGGCACCAGGCTCCGGTGCGCTCCCCGCAGCGCGCTGACTTCGCCCTTCACCTCGAGCTTTTCACCATTCGCCGGACTTCCGGCAAGCTGAAGTTCCTCGCGGGTTCCGAATCCGGCATGAACGTGTTCATCAACGATGTGCCGCCGGAGGCCGCGGCCGAGCGACTGCGAGAGGTAGCGAGCGAGTCATGA
- a CDS encoding sodium:solute symporter family protein: MTTLAEDLRLPTNGLDYTLLALYFVVVLGIGFAARRSVKTSLDFFLSGRSLPAWVTGLAFVAANLGATEILGMAATGAQYGVAVVHWYWIGAIPAMVFLGLVMMPFYYRSRVRSVPEFLLQRFDRSAHLLSSVLFAFAAILIAGVNLYALSIVVEALLGWPQWVAIVVAGLFVLAYITIGGLSSAIYNEVLQFFVILAALIPLCIIGLKRVGGWGGLSHSLESSHGHNFLTAWGGTGIGDANPLGANWLTIILGLGFVLSFGYWTTNFAEVQRALSAKNLSAAQRTPLIAAFPKMFIVFLVMIPGLVAAVLVPKLGGPGSGLTYNDAIPYLMQELLPNGVLGIAVTGLLAAFMAGMAANVSSFNTVFTYDIWAKYVKTDREDGYYLRFGRLITAIGVLASIGTAFIASSFSNIMGYLQTLFSFFNVPMFVVFIIGMFWKRASMKSGVWGLLAGTTAAMVNYFWIYKQGIIAIPTDQGANFVSAIVGFVAGAVVMVVVTLFTAPKPEAELAGLVYGTTAPGLEEPPAAGDDAWYRKPALLGWGALVLAAACYLPYSL, encoded by the coding sequence ATGACCACCCTGGCCGAAGACCTCCGGCTGCCCACCAACGGGCTCGACTACACGCTGCTGGCCCTCTACTTCGTCGTCGTCCTCGGCATAGGTTTCGCGGCCCGGCGCAGCGTGAAGACCAGCCTGGACTTCTTCCTCTCCGGCCGGTCGCTGCCCGCCTGGGTCACCGGCCTCGCCTTCGTCGCGGCCAACCTGGGCGCCACCGAGATCCTCGGCATGGCCGCGACCGGCGCCCAGTACGGCGTCGCCGTCGTGCACTGGTACTGGATCGGCGCCATCCCCGCCATGGTCTTCCTGGGCCTGGTGATGATGCCGTTCTACTACCGCTCCCGGGTCCGCTCGGTCCCCGAGTTCCTGCTCCAGCGGTTCGACAGGTCCGCGCATCTGCTCAGCTCGGTGCTGTTCGCCTTCGCGGCGATACTGATCGCGGGGGTGAACCTCTACGCCCTGTCGATCGTCGTCGAGGCGCTGCTGGGCTGGCCGCAGTGGGTGGCGATCGTCGTGGCGGGCCTGTTCGTCCTCGCGTACATCACCATCGGCGGACTGTCCTCGGCGATCTACAACGAAGTGCTCCAGTTCTTCGTCATCCTCGCCGCGCTCATACCCCTGTGCATCATCGGCCTCAAGCGCGTCGGCGGCTGGGGCGGCCTGAGCCACTCCCTGGAGTCGTCGCACGGCCACAACTTCCTCACCGCCTGGGGCGGTACGGGCATCGGCGACGCCAACCCGCTCGGCGCGAACTGGCTGACGATCATCCTCGGCCTGGGCTTCGTCCTCTCCTTCGGCTACTGGACGACCAACTTCGCCGAGGTGCAGCGCGCACTGTCCGCCAAGAATCTGAGCGCGGCCCAGCGCACCCCGCTGATCGCCGCCTTCCCCAAGATGTTCATCGTCTTCCTGGTGATGATCCCCGGCCTGGTCGCCGCCGTCCTCGTCCCCAAGCTCGGCGGGCCCGGCTCCGGTCTGACGTACAACGACGCGATCCCCTACCTGATGCAGGAGCTGCTGCCCAACGGCGTGCTCGGCATCGCCGTCACCGGGCTGCTCGCGGCCTTCATGGCGGGCATGGCGGCCAACGTCTCGTCCTTCAACACCGTGTTCACGTACGACATCTGGGCGAAGTACGTGAAGACGGACCGCGAGGACGGCTACTACCTGCGCTTCGGCCGCCTCATCACCGCGATCGGCGTGCTGGCCTCGATCGGCACGGCGTTCATCGCCTCGTCCTTCTCCAACATCATGGGCTACCTCCAGACGCTGTTCTCCTTCTTCAACGTCCCGATGTTCGTGGTCTTCATCATCGGCATGTTCTGGAAGCGCGCCTCGATGAAATCGGGCGTCTGGGGCCTGCTCGCCGGTACCACGGCCGCGATGGTCAACTACTTCTGGATCTACAAGCAGGGCATCATCGCCATCCCCACCGACCAGGGCGCCAACTTCGTCTCCGCCATCGTCGGCTTCGTCGCCGGTGCCGTCGTCATGGTCGTCGTCACCCTCTTCACCGCCCCCAAGCCGGAGGCGGAACTCGCGGGCCTGGTCTACGGGACGACCGCCCCCGGCCTGGAGGAACCGCCCGCCGCGGGCGACGACGCCTGGTACCGCAAGCCGGCCCTGCTCGGCTGGGGCGCGCTCGTCCTGGCCGCGGCCTGCTACCTGCCGTACTCCCTCTGA
- a CDS encoding serine/threonine-protein kinase, producing MSDLGRLVAGRYRLVERVGRGGMGTVWRAEDEVLGRHVAVKKLHVPPHLQDDEIRKLYERTRREARSAARITHPNVIVVHDVVDDEGLPCIVMEYIPSVTLSDVLKRQGALPVGEVARIGRIMAAALRAAHAAGVLHRDVKPANVLLGNDGRIVLTDFGIAVESGTPSLTRTGELLGSIQYLAPERLRTGIAEPGPACDLWSLGATLYQAVEGRHPFQRDTPIETAYAIAAETYEPPRNAGDLAPVIDGLLVKEPARRMAADEAERLLDAATGAGAVTGTCAEAGTAPVERPTGPERVATPATAPTATPVAATAAPARGGGRRGSRTALWCASAAVVAAVTGGVLLWPEDGAASTTPQASPSGPVTHSPDPNPSPPPPLPAGYHLQKAGQGFSVPVPDGWRRKNVPGGEIAYLDPTGRVGLRVDVVEFAGSDPLQHWHDTEEAQTRRDNPGYERVRMGPTTFRGRPAGYWEFTFNGQLREYRAVEIAFSGTDGTQYVVYLSAPNAQWTTYRPVFDTAVKGIRLRG from the coding sequence GTGTCCGATCTGGGGCGCCTCGTAGCGGGTCGGTACCGGCTGGTGGAGCGGGTGGGCCGCGGCGGCATGGGCACCGTGTGGCGGGCCGAGGACGAGGTGCTCGGCCGGCACGTCGCCGTCAAGAAACTGCACGTCCCGCCACATCTCCAGGACGACGAGATCCGCAAGCTCTACGAGCGCACCCGCCGGGAGGCCCGCAGCGCCGCCCGGATCACCCACCCCAATGTGATCGTGGTGCACGACGTCGTCGATGACGAGGGCCTGCCGTGCATCGTCATGGAGTACATCCCCTCGGTCACCCTGAGCGACGTCCTGAAGCGGCAGGGCGCGCTGCCGGTCGGCGAAGTGGCCCGGATCGGCCGCATCATGGCCGCCGCGCTGCGCGCCGCGCACGCGGCCGGGGTGCTGCACCGGGACGTCAAGCCCGCCAACGTGCTGCTCGGGAACGACGGGCGCATCGTCCTCACCGACTTCGGTATCGCCGTGGAGTCCGGCACCCCGTCGCTGACCAGGACCGGGGAGCTGCTCGGCTCGATCCAGTACCTCGCCCCGGAACGCCTGCGCACCGGCATCGCCGAGCCCGGCCCCGCCTGCGACCTGTGGTCCCTCGGAGCGACGCTGTACCAGGCGGTCGAAGGCCGCCACCCCTTCCAGCGCGACACCCCGATCGAAACGGCGTACGCCATCGCCGCCGAGACCTACGAACCCCCGCGCAACGCCGGGGACCTGGCCCCGGTGATCGACGGCCTCCTGGTGAAGGAGCCGGCCCGGCGCATGGCCGCGGACGAGGCGGAACGGCTTCTGGATGCGGCTACGGGGGCGGGGGCCGTAACCGGGACCTGTGCCGAGGCCGGGACCGCGCCCGTCGAGCGGCCCACAGGGCCCGAACGCGTGGCAACGCCCGCAACAGCGCCCACGGCAACGCCCGTAGCAGCGACTGCGGCCCCCGCCCGAGGCGGCGGCAGGCGCGGCAGCCGTACGGCCCTGTGGTGTGCCTCCGCAGCGGTGGTCGCCGCCGTGACCGGTGGCGTACTGCTGTGGCCCGAGGACGGCGCCGCGTCGACGACCCCCCAAGCATCCCCGTCCGGCCCCGTCACCCACTCTCCGGACCCGAACCCCTCCCCGCCGCCACCGCTTCCCGCCGGCTACCACCTCCAGAAGGCCGGCCAGGGCTTCTCCGTCCCCGTACCGGACGGCTGGAGGCGCAAGAACGTGCCCGGCGGCGAAATCGCCTACCTGGACCCGACCGGGCGGGTGGGCCTGAGGGTCGACGTCGTCGAGTTCGCGGGATCCGACCCGCTCCAGCACTGGCATGACACCGAAGAGGCCCAGACCCGTCGCGACAACCCGGGCTATGAGCGGGTGCGAATGGGCCCCACGACCTTCCGAGGCCGCCCCGCCGGATACTGGGAGTTCACCTTCAACGGCCAGCTGCGGGAATACCGCGCGGTGGAGATCGCCTTCTCCGGCACCGACGGCACGCAATACGTCGTCTACCTCTCCGCCCCGAACGCCCAATGGACCACCTACCGGCCGGTGTTCGACACCGCCGTCAAGGGAATCCGTCTTCGCGGCTAG
- a CDS encoding GntR family transcriptional regulator — protein MTTMSEQTTDQRPLHERVAADLRHEILSGIVLPGAALLTAELRERFATSSATVARALHILREERLVTSCANMANKAPDSVVIEHRQRTMQPARSLAPADPGQPFRWVTEARRRGVSANCVLLDVKPVPEPPAHVAQALGLNAGNPALLRSQLLTFDNEPAALVKAYFPLQIVHGTAMTEHRKIRGGTSTLLARLGYPPRRCVDSVSARIPTQEQHALLKLPPNVPVLRTFRVVYSDNDRPVEAHDTVEAGHLYELQYEFSQVL, from the coding sequence ATGACGACCATGAGCGAGCAGACCACCGACCAGCGTCCCCTGCACGAGCGCGTCGCTGCGGATCTGCGGCACGAGATCCTCTCGGGAATCGTCCTCCCGGGCGCCGCCCTGCTGACAGCGGAACTTCGGGAGCGGTTCGCCACGTCGAGCGCGACCGTGGCACGAGCGCTCCACATACTGCGCGAGGAGCGCCTGGTCACCAGTTGCGCCAACATGGCGAACAAGGCGCCGGACTCGGTCGTGATCGAGCACCGTCAGCGGACCATGCAACCCGCGCGGAGCTTGGCCCCGGCTGATCCGGGGCAGCCCTTCCGTTGGGTTACCGAGGCACGAAGGCGCGGGGTAAGCGCCAACTGCGTGCTGCTGGACGTCAAGCCCGTGCCCGAGCCTCCGGCCCATGTCGCGCAGGCGCTCGGACTGAACGCAGGCAACCCTGCCCTCCTGCGCTCCCAGCTCCTGACGTTCGACAACGAGCCGGCCGCACTGGTCAAGGCCTACTTCCCACTACAGATCGTCCACGGCACCGCGATGACGGAACACCGCAAGATCCGCGGAGGCACCTCCACCCTCCTGGCCCGGCTGGGCTATCCGCCGCGCCGGTGCGTGGACTCCGTGTCCGCCCGAATACCCACCCAAGAGCAGCACGCCCTCCTGAAGCTGCCACCCAACGTGCCGGTCCTGCGCACCTTCCGAGTGGTCTACAGCGACAACGACCGACCCGTGGAGGCCCACGACACGGTCGAGGCCGGTCACCTCTACGAATTGCAGTACGAGTTCTCACAGGTCTTGTAG
- a CDS encoding DinB family protein, with product MAMTPDGRPIPPPYADERAMLESWLDFHRATLALKCEGLDDHRLRLAAAAPSPMTLLGLVQHMAEVERNWFQRVFAGRDVPPVYEEGTGDGFALAPGRGIDEVLPVWRAEVARGRELIADASLDDSGSLPDHEAGHVGDQGVSLRWILVHMIEEYARHNGHADLIREGIDGVTGA from the coding sequence ATGGCTATGACACCGGACGGCCGTCCCATCCCGCCCCCGTACGCCGACGAACGAGCCATGCTGGAAAGCTGGCTGGACTTCCACCGGGCGACCCTCGCGTTGAAGTGCGAAGGGCTCGACGACCACCGGCTGCGCCTGGCTGCGGCAGCACCGTCGCCGATGACGTTGCTGGGACTGGTCCAGCACATGGCGGAGGTGGAACGCAACTGGTTCCAGCGGGTGTTCGCCGGCCGCGACGTTCCGCCGGTGTACGAAGAGGGCACAGGCGACGGCTTCGCGCTCGCCCCCGGCCGTGGGATCGATGAGGTACTGCCCGTCTGGCGCGCGGAAGTGGCACGGGGCCGCGAACTGATCGCCGATGCATCGCTGGACGATTCCGGCAGTCTCCCGGACCATGAGGCCGGACACGTCGGCGACCAGGGCGTCTCCTTGCGCTGGATCCTGGTCCACATGATCGAGGAATACGCACGCCACAACGGCCACGCCGACCTGATCCGGGAGGGCATCGACGGCGTCACGGGGGCGTGA